A window of Eubalaena glacialis isolate mEubGla1 chromosome 11, mEubGla1.1.hap2.+ XY, whole genome shotgun sequence genomic DNA:
aatcacactcCACAAAGATGTTAAATTATATGTCCATATGCCATACTGAGCACGCTCCTAAGAAAATAGTACGGGCAGCCCCTTCTGTACCTGACAAAGGGTAACGGACTGAAATTCGCCCGTTAACGGCCGAAGATCAAGCTGGTGTAGAAGATCCTGCTGCCTGTTCATAGGGTCCAGTTGGTTGTGATGGAAAAGGCTGGAGGAAATACTGGTTGTGGGAACTCTGGGGGAGTGATGAGGTCAGTCCTGCTGACATGAGTGGGTAAGAGATTCTGGTTCCCAGGATCACACAGAACGGGGCATCTCAGATtgcgtgtgtgtgtaggggaCACTCAGGCTGTGAGAGATCTGCTCTGAGCCCCACCCACCAGGGTCAGAGTCCCTCGGCTTCTGGCCAGGTTAGAACAGGGACTTTTGCAGTCACTACCTCAGCACTGGTCCAGACCCAACCAGCTAAGGATGCTAGGGACTCGCTTTTGTTCTGGGAATTTTCTACCAGTAGGGATCAGACCCTGGTGCTTCCACGCCTTTGCCACCAGGACACTGGTCCGACCGAAGTTTCCACTGCCCGTTGCTGTCCTGTGCCATACAGGTGAATGGGCAGGACAGCGAAACTCACCTGCTGGACAGGTGGGAAGGAAGGTCCCCTCTGAGACACCAACAGGTCAGCAGGCTGCCCCTCTTCCCAGGCCAGCTGGGGAGGCAGGCAAGGGGGAGGGTCTGAAGCAGCTGCAGGAATCCAAACCCTGTGGCTAATATTCTAGAGTTTTCCAGCCAAAGGGACAGGTTAAGCAGGAATGTCCTTGTAAATACTACTCTGTACCTGGTTTTGAAAACACAGCAGCGCCTCTGAAAAGTGGCTCGGAGACGGGACACCTGCCTGTACTTTTCTCCAGCTAAGCATGCAGTAGAAAGCGTTTTCAAAcagtcttcttaaaaaaaaaaaaaagaaaaggaacgaAAGAACCAAGAAATTTTGTTTCCCAGGCACATTTTCACCCATGGATTCTTTTTAACCAAGGACACAGAGTACTTTCTACTTTCTGCAAAAACagttgaattgattttttttaaaaaagtgtttatgccattagaaaataaaatatgaacacaaAACACGAGGAGAAAGAGCCCCTCATTGCCAAACCATACCGCAGTATCGTGCCCTGAAGGACACCCTTTCCCACTAGAGCGAGAAGACGAATGAAAGAAGGCATCACAGCTGATCAAAGACGGATGAgatgtggaaatgcaaaatgcgGGAAATCCACGTGAATGTCCGCTTAAAGTACAAAAAGAACACTGAACAATTCCAAACTATAGAATCGAAAGAGTATTCAGCAAGGGTTGAGCTCTCTTGGCTTGCACTGAGCAACCTAAGGCTCGAGCACTAGGGAGACCAACTGAGGCtttgtgcccctcccccatccctcctgtCAGCACCGCCCAAGACTCTTCGGCACTCCCTTTGGGAGGGAGGGAATCGTGGCCCATGTAATATCCAGGATTAGAACCATTGCACTTAAGCAAAAGTTGAATTCATTTGATAAAGTACCTTCGTTGCTATAAGCTGGGTGGAGACTGTGGTgctgttttattgttgttttgttttgtttttggaagcGGGGTGTCAGGGAAGCGGTTTTTTATCCTTGAAGACCTCAGATGTGCTAAAGCAACCTAGCCAAAGAATATTCAGTGGAACGCTAGCTCTCTGAGATGATCTGCAAAAGAGAGTATCCCGCTCACAGAAGGTCAGGAAGTGCCACCGACTCCATCAGTGATGCTCTTGGGAATTCACAATGCACAGCACACATTCaaggctctgaaaagtcctgcagaaaggaAATGGACTTAGCTTTGTTTCCCAAGGATATCTGACTACAAAAACCCTTATTTTGCATCACACCAACTTGTGTCTGGGGAGAACCTGTGTTCTCTGAAGCACATTATCAGGAAACGCCAGAAACCTCTTTCGTTAGCAGAAGCTTTGTTTCTGAGGACACTGTCCCCTGCCTGGAAATAGGGTCCAGGAATAATTCCAAGGACAGCTGAAGTCTGTCACCCTACTTGGTAAAACACATTGCATAAATCTCTATTCGTCAAGGGTACAGTTGACGTGCCCTTCGCAAAGGAGAGAGAGCTTGGAAGAAGGTACACAACATCTTATAAATAGCTTCGGCCACCCTCTCCAGTGCACACCTCACTcacattcaataaaataatttcctcCGTGAGACATGGCAGCTGCTGCTCACTGACCTGGCTGGGAGCTTTACGATACAATTTTAATAGTTTCTGTGAAGAAGTTACTCATTTTTTGTTCCTTTAGAATATTCTTCTCCCCTCTGTGCTATACACTgcatcaaaaacaaaaagcaaaacttacccacaccccatcccaccccaccccctattATTagacctattattattattatatacagTATCTGCTACCAACTCATACACTAGCTGTAAGAGGGATATGGCTCAAACTTCAACGGAGGCATCGGAAATGAGAAGCATGTGCAGACGTTAATTAGCAAGGAACAGGGAATGGAATGTTTCCAGCCTTCCAGAGGAAAAGGGCGTGGGTTACCATCACAGAAGGCTATCCTTGCTGCTCATTGCTGGTGGTTGCAAAGGCGCCGATGGTTTCTTGGCCTTTGGAGGAGCGGATATGCATAAGTGTACAAACAGTCCGCCTCTGACCTTCACAAGGAGTAGAAATGCCAGGCTATTGCAAATCCTCCAATGTCTGAGTTCTGCCacaaaattttaatcttttatatGGCAAAGAGTAGAAAACAACACTTCTAGGTGGAGACCTTAAAGCTGGGCTGGAAATGACAGGAGGAGACGGTTGGCGAATATTCCCTTTCCCTCACCcaaggcagacatcactaatcaatcacagCACTCTTCCATGCTGTGCCTGGCAAATCTGTTCTGGGGCTTAAAGGCAGATACTACCAATAAATTGGAGTGGGCACATGACAGGAAACATTTTTGTCATCTCTTATGTTGGGCAATGAGCTTGGATTACTCACCAAGTTAAGTGGCCTGTTCCAAGCACGTGGTTTTCAAATTTGGGccatagaaaaatgcaaatttgtaGGGATCCTGAACCTTCTGGGGTTGTTCGTGAATAGTCCAAACCTCATGTTAAGTCCATGAATATCAGGGGTTTGCTAATTGTCAAGCTGGATACTCTGCGTCCACGTAAAGCTTCTTGAGGGCCAAGACTATTGGTTTTGTTCAATGTTCTATCCGCAGGGTCTAGAATtaggcctagcacatagtagttgcttaataaatacttgttgaatgtaaAGCACCAGCCACTTCACCTTCATCACAACTGGCACTGCCAGTTAAAAAATTCTGTAGAAAAGCCTATTCTACCAGATTGCTAagtctggtggggggggggaaaaaaagccacaaTCAGCTCTCtccttgggttaaaaaaaaaatcacttttctttCGTGTGAGGAACGTTTGGGTCGACTGAAATCAGTTTGGAATCAGTCCCTTGCAAAGGTGcctctttctatttatttctagCAGAATTTCAAGAATGGTGGTATCAACAGACAGCACAACGGTGGTTATCACAGTGACTCTCTGAGCGGTTAATAAGGAGAACATTCATGCCCCTGCACGAGCTGCTGCAAGCACAGAACGAAACATAGATCTCTTCTGCAAAGACGTTAGAATCTTGCTGCCACAAAAAGAAATCTATACAGAGACCATGTTTAAATAACTATAAATAACATTAATTAGAATTTATGGGATGCACAATTCATGGAATTCACCAGAACACAAAGAAACCTCTGAAACAGTGTTGGGGGATTCATGTCTAAAAAACAAGGACACCCATCCTAGTCCCCTGCAAAGACAGCCGTCCTTCCGTACTAAGGATTTTAAATAATTCTCACTATGCTGCTCGCAGCATCATCCccaaagaaatattaatttacaaaataacCCAATATCCATAGAATtcttttgacaaataaaaatcttaaattaaAAAGCACGATTCtcgcccctctccccacctccacccttcaTTCCAATTTCAGGTAGCTTGGCACTGAGTAattgaacattaaaaaatcaagtttGTAGACTTCGTACAGCTGCGTCTGGTGCTCTGAGCTGATGTTCTGGAAGAACTCTGTGGTCATTTCATCAGTAGTTCTCGTGGACTTGGCGTAGGTGGGGAACTTCAGGTAGCTGCCCACGCCCGCCAGCTGCAGGACGTAATTGGAATCCTCCTCCAGCGTCTCATACTTGCCCACGAGGTCATAGTGGATGTGGCACGGGTGGCAGAGGGAGTAGACGGTCTGCCAGTGTTCGTTGAAGGGTTCCTCGCGCTGGGTGTGCGGGTCTATGAGATAGGCCACGAACTCCTCGAACTTGACGTCGTCGCCCTTGCGCAGGGCCTCCTGCGTGGCGTTCTTCCGCTGTCGCTTGATGATCTTGGTGCCGTAGCGCTTGTGGAAGGAGGTGTTGTACTTCTGCGTGAACTTGTTCCGGTAGGCGGACACCAGCCTCTCGAAGGGCTCCCGCACGAACAGGAACTTCATGTAGCTTTTCAAGCGGTGGTTGATCTCGGGGATGCTGTACTGGTTCAGGGTCTTCAGGTTGGCCGAGACGTGCGCCTCGTTGGCCGGGATCTCCATGGGGTCGCTGTACTTGCCCCGCCCGGTCAGGACCATCATGAGCCGTTTCCAGTTGGTGCATGCCACCTTGGGCACGTAGCAGTAGATGAGCTCGTGGTCCTCATCCACCACCAGGTGCTTCAGGTCGTTGGGGGTCAGCACCCGCCGCTTGCGGCTCACGGCGCTGTTGGCCCGGCACGTGTCTGTGACCTGGTCCCGCCGCATCTGGTGCAGGACGGCCGTGTTGGAGAGCTCCAGCTGCAGAGGGGACACAAGAAGAATAAGAACTCAGTACTTGTGTGGGATGTGTACACTGGGCCACATCCACAACACGATGGCCAGTGCGGGCCACCAAGGCAGCCACTGACAATCTAAATGGCCTGTCTCCCTTTCCAATTCTCCATCAGCTGTCGGGACTGTTTCGGTTCTGTGTTCCACCATGCTTCCTTTGGAGAGTAATGATAATGACCAACTCTATAACTTACCCATCACCCtctacatgccaggcattttACTAGAGCTTCATatatacagtttttcttttctctgtacaACAAACTTGAACCgttattgatttatttaacaaTATCAAATACCTGCCGCTGTGCCAGGTAGCATGCTGCTAGGCACTGGGGGTGCAGTAATGAAAAAGTGCAACAAGGTAACTGCCCTTATGGAGCTGAGAGTCCAGCTGGAAAGAAAAGGGAACTGACGTTCAGAGATGTTAAGTTACTAGCTTGAGATCACACAGTGAGAGAGTCACTgtattcaaactcaggtctgccTGGCAACCAAAGCTGCCCACTTTCCACTCTAATCTGATGTCCAGTCCTCCAGTCTTCTTGATTAAAGCAGGAAGAAAGCATGGAGTTCTGGCATTTGATTGCTCTATTTCAAAGCAAGGGGATCCAATTTTTCTACAAGCCTATCACTGTGGACATCTGTTGCTTTTTGCTTCCTCAGTACCAGTGCCTTGATTTTCATCTGGGAACCTGCTTTCCTTCATTCGCAGCTCCCTTTCCTCTCAAGCTGCTGAGCTGAGCTGGAGCTTGGGGACGGGGAGGAGGGCCACCATGCAGGGAGAACTAGACTGGGAATGAAGGGAACAGAGGAAGGATGAGCAGAAAGACAAGGGGATGTATTCCTGGTGACGTCATCTGAACACCTAGCTCCATATGTTGTTGAAACCAGACCCCCAGCTTCTGGGCTTTTGTTGCATTAGTCAATACATTTGCTTTGGTGCAAAAGGCAGTTTACGTCTGGGTTATATATCACTTGGAACCATAATATATGGGTATTTACGTTTATTATCTTTGAGCTTTTCCTCTCTGCCATATTCATGCGCTGAGCCATCCATTCCAACATGTGTCCAGACCTCATAAAGTACAAGGCACTCTGCCCAGCACCGCTGGGAGGTATAACCCTTTCCTAAAGGGCTCACAGCCTAAGAGGCACCAGGCCAGAGAGCTGGCGGCCTCAGTAGGGGCCAAAGGGAAAATCTGTGTGCTCCTCTGAATTCCAGGAGCAAAGGTTTCTCCCCTAAAGGCCGTTCACTCCCAATCTGAACTAGTTCTCACAGACCACCTAGAATAGGCAACACGAGACCACACTGCCCTGGTGTGCTGCCATCTTGGTCTCCAACCCCAGAGACTCAGAGACTTTCAATGGAGTGGTGACACCCTACTGTTGTTTGGCTTAATGCCATGCCTCCATCTGCCCTTCTGAATGTGTAATGtgctcttcttcttttcttttttaaatttaattttttcttttatattggagtatagttgatttataatgttgtgttagtttcagatgtatggTTCTTCTTTTAAATATCAAAGGTACTAATATTATGATTAACGTTATAGAGAGACTGGGGCACCAGGGCTATGGAATAGCCACTATGGGGCTGCAGATGACATGGCTGCATCCCTGACCCCGGAATGAATGGGGTCCCCATCCTCATACTCGTCTTCTGAGGTCCTTCCCAGTCCAGCACCAACCTACTTCTCCCACCTCATTCCCGTTCCTCTGCCCCCTTTAGAACTGAAGGAAGCTCCAAAGAAACAAATGATTCACTCTTTTCCTGTTGGGCCCAGCCACTCCTATCTGGGATTCTTCCCTCTCGCTTTCTGCTGGTATAAACTGGATAATACACGAAGGCCCGACACACGCCCCTGCCACACAAGTGGAAGAATCATTCCCTCCTCTAAACACCCTCCCCACTGAGCGTCCTTTACAGCACAAGTGCCCCGTCTGTTTCATGCTTGGTTTTCTCAAGTCGGGCGACCCCTTGATTCACAGGGACCCAAAGCCACAGAGCCACTGCCCTCTCCAGGCTGGACTGCGGGTGGTCTAGAGTAGGGAATGCAGAGGGATCAGTGAAATCCCCCCACCCCTAAAACCACCTGCACAGGCAAGTCAGTAGAGCCAAGGGCCCGGGTGGGACCCAAGAAGCTGGCCTTGTGTTTCCAACTCTGAACCACAATCTGTACAATTCATTCTAGAATGTGCACAGGGCAATTGGGATGGGCTTAAGTTAGGAACACTGATGAGTTTATGGGGGACCTGAGGGATATCCTGGTGGCCACTGGAGAGAAGTCATTACATCCTGCTTTAGGGCTCTGTGTCTGTCTTCTCTCATGGTTCCCACgacgatgatggtgatggtgatatcAGCCGGTATGAGACAACAGCAGACAGCTGGGGGAgctactctgtgtcaggcacctTCACACCTTCAGgttatttaaatacattatctTTAATCTTCCCAGCAATTCTCTGAAGTAGATGCTATCACCACTGGAAATTTCCACACTCAAGGGAAGGAAGCAAACCAAGACAGAGTGCTAATGTTCTGAAAGTTCCATGAGCAAACAGGAGATTCTCTTGCTACTTCAGTCTCATAAGCAACTGGGGGAAATCTGGAAGGAGTTGTCACTGCCCTCCTGATGGTCATTCCCCTTTACAATCCTACACTGTCACTCTTCCCTTCAAGAAGTCGAGTCTATTTCTCCAGCCCCTTGACTCTGACTGTGACTCGCTCAGACTAGCAGAAAGCGTTAGAAGTGAGGATGAACCAGTTCTGGAGCCTATTATGAAGCCTTGTAGTGCCTGCCCTTTGCGGCTACACCTTCATACCACACTGGCCAAAGGTTCTCCCTGTCGAATGCAAGTACCATGAAGTGTGAACTTTGTCTTTCCAGGGCTGTAGCTCCAGTGCTTGCAAAAGTGCCAGTCATATAGTAGACGGTCactaagtatttgttgagtgaatgaatgaatcagctAATAATCTCTTCAGGGAAACTTGATAGGAAAGGGGGAAGGCCCCTCTGTAACTAAAGAAATTTCCCAATTGTTCACAGATGTCAGAACGTTCTTTAATAGAGGCTGTAATAGtgatcccccaaaattcatgggGGACCtcggaatgtgaccttatttggaaatacggggtttttttttgcagatgtgattagttaAACTGACGTCATACTGAGTTAAGGTGGGTCCTAGTCCAATGACTAGTGTCATTATAAGGAGAGaatacagagacacagagacacacatagagAAGGCCACGTGCTggcagaggcagaggttggagtgacgCATCTACTAGCTAAGAGATGCCGAGGACTGTCAGCAACAACCAGAAGCAGGGGAGGACGAGGAAGGGTGTACGCGTGGAGCCGTCAGAGAGcgtgtggccctgctgacaccttgattttagacttccagcctctggagCTGTAAAAGAATAAACtcctgttattttaagccactgagtttatgatactttgttatggAAGTCCTAGGGAACTAATACAGGAACCAAGCCTTCAGCCCATAACTTTGAGCaaattgttataaaatataaatgtataagaGAGGGTAACATTATATAAGACAATAGTTTTACATAGAAGAGTAAGGAAAGGGTATTAGAGCACTCAGTAGAAAGTGGGTAAGATCTGCAATCAGAAGACCTAGGCTTGGGCAAGACCCTTAACTTTTTAAGCCTCGGTTCTATtatttgcaaaatgggaatagTGCCACCTACCCTGCAGGGGTGTtgattaaatcaaataaaaagtaTGGGTTGGCATTTAGACAATAAGATCAAGTCTAGTTCAGAATTTGGACAAGGTATGGTACACTGAAGGCAGTTaacatatatgcattcttttttaattaattaattaatcaatcaatcaatctttggctgcgttgggtcttccttgctgagagcgggctttctctagttgcggcgcgcgggcttctcattgcggtggcttctcctgttgcggtgcacgggctctaggcacgcgggtttcagtagttgtggcttgtgggctctagagcgcaggctcagtagttgtggcgcatgggcttagttgcttcacagcatgtgggatcttcccggaccagggcttgaacctgtgtcccctgcattggcagatggattcttaaccactgcgtcaccagcgaagtccctatgCATTcttcatgaaagaagaaaaaaaaaaaatccaagaaagaaGGCCAGAAATCTCAAAGACGAATTTCACCAGCTCTATAATTTTGTTGCAGGCCAGCCCTAGGTCATGGAGTTCAATTAATATTTAGTTTGAATGGTAAAACTCTGACTTTTGCATTTCCTGATTTCTGAACAGATGTATTCATCACCTTAAGAAGAGCATTCATGCCACttaaaaaaccaaacccaaaccaGAACTGTCCTAAAGGAAATAGGACTAGGAAGGAAAAAGGGCCCATCAATTTTGTCCATTTGAATCACTACTGGACAGTTTTGAAGGCAACAAATTGCTAAATGAGCAGAGAAACAAGGGGTCCTCCTTCTTTCCCCCCAGCTTTTTTCAGTTGGAGACAATTTTCTGGCCGTTTGAATCCCCAGGGAGGTAGCATGTCAGATAATATTGCACTCAGGACCACAGAGCCATGAAAAATGGAAACGATACCACAGCGTCGTTTTACATCCAATtgcagagacagacagaaaataaCTCAAAGGGGCTTTGGAATGTGGTATTGtggtttctttctcttccatttcctcCTTCTCCATGGCAGTTTAGGTGGCAAATGGTGCACCTGCTGCGATGAGGCAGCACAATTTCCCTCGGGAGGACTTTGGGGCACAGATCAAGAGAATAAGCATATTCTCAATCTTGAGACATGTTCCCAATTCCTTCTCAGAGGAAGGAATTCACCCAGGCCTctagtgttgatttttttttaacaaaatattttgtttttattttaactttttattttaaaacaatttcaggCTAGTGTTGATTTAACTTATTAAAAGCATAATGGTACTAAAATATGCACAAATATAAAACTAGGTAGAGAAGACCAAAACAAATGGAAACATTCAAGTGAACAACATTAACCTGACGGATGATGATGTTTTACTGGAACCAGAGCCCTACTAGAAACGCACAGGGTACTTGCTGTCTGTGCCGGGAGAGGCTCTTTGCAGTGTGGCATTCCTCCTCTATGTGCCGCTCAACTTTCCCACCGCTTTCTCATTTCTAGTTACTATAAAATCCAGCACCCTGTAATATCACTTGACCTTTACTTGGTCCAAATgcatcatttatatattttttgtctctgCCCATTTCTAATGAGCCCAAGACAATAAAAATTgaggtacagggcttccctggtggcgcagcggttgggagtctgcctgccgatgcaggggacacgggttcgagccctggtctgggagggtcccgcatgccacggagcagctaggcccgtgcgccacaattgctgagcctgcgcgtctggagcctgtgctccgcaacaggagaggccgcgatagtgagaggcctgcgcaacgcgatgaagagtggcccccgcttgccgcaactggagaaagccctcgcacagaaacgaagacccaacacagccataaataaataaataaatttaaaaaattaaaaaaaaaaaattgagttacaCGTTACTGCCAAGACCATCAATGAACACATGTGCCATAATGTCACATGGCAGGGCTAGGTGTGGCCCTGATAATCCAGAAATGCTTTAACgttttttcaaaatacaaataagaatacaaaataaaaatataaaattaatataattctcAGAACTCAGATCCCTGGGAGCTATATCTGTGGACCCCTTGAACCTTGGTTTAAGAAACCTGAATTAAGGGGAGCCCTGGACAGGtcagagggaagagaagaatGCTTCACCATCATGGCCAGGATGGGGCAGGAGAGATTTTGGATGGCGGCCTGGGCTGTTGCAGATATCTCCATTTTTGTTATTAGGACCAACTGCATGTTAGAAATTGTAATCAGGTAAGCAGTGATTTCTAACGTTAAAGAAAATGCAGATCTGCTCATGTCACTTCCACACTTGCCCCCAGTCAGGGTTCACAGGAGCTTTTGTAATGGTCCCAACTCTTCAGCAACTAACAGGTTCCCTGAGTATCAGTTTGACATCTAtccaggaagaggagggagtGATAGAGCATTTCCTTGGTGAACAGCTCGCTCCTTTGTCACGGAAAGAAAACATCTGTCTTCTCCAACCATGTTGTATCAGTTTTACAAAGAGGGCTTGTTGTTCTGATAATTATCTGAGCTTGAGAtcaatctctttcctttttcactccctttctctcccctcttctttcctttctcaaagGTATCTGAAGAGACCATAACAAAGGACATATGTGTAGCATAAaactgaaagaggaaaaaacaaatatactAAAAGGGCTGTGATTGAGGATCTTCTTTGGTGGTGGGCTTCCTCGTAGCAGGGACAAAAGGGGAAACGGGATTAAGTCTCCTTGCTTTTGTTCTCGGAAGGAAGTAGCATTCCAATTGCTTGGGACAGAAAATATACGCAGTGTAGGGGACTCAGAAATTTGAGTCAAGGAGGGAGATTCTTGGATTCAGTGTGCCCACGCTGGAATATTCAGAGGGTCGCTTTCTTCTTGGGAGACGAGTAGCACACGTCACTATCACCTGTGTCCACAGGGCCCTTCAGCATTCACAGGGCACTTTCACACACCATCCCACTTAAAGATCCCAGTGGGACTTCTCCAGAGCTTACTAAAAGAAAGTTTATATTCAGCAGACCGGCCCGTACTTCTGACCATGTGTCATCTTTTTCTGGGCTGGCTCTGCCAGGTATTACCAATACCTCATGTGAATGGTTCTCAACCTTGAGCTTGCATGgcaatcacctggagggcttgttaaaacgcAGTTTGCTGGATCCACCCCAAGTTgccaattcagtaggtctgggactgggcctgagaatctgcatttctagcaagttcccaagTTGTCAGtttgttagggctgccataacaaaatactacagactgggtggcttaagcagcAGAAACGGATTTTCTCAGAGTCCTGGAGGAGcgggcagggttggtttcctctgaggtctctctccttggcttgcctATGTCTGCCTTCTTGCTGCCTTTTCACATGGTCAGCCCTCTGTGCATCTTTACccttggtgtctcttcctcttcttcttttttttcttttttaatgaatttgtttattttttggatgtgttgggtcttcgttgctgtgcgcgggctttctctagttgcggcgagcgggggctactctttgttgcggtgcgcgggcttctcattgcggtggcttctcgttgcggagcacgggctctaggcgtgcgggcttcagtagttgcggcacgcaggctcagtagtggtggcacacgggcttagctgctccgtggcatgtgggatcttccctggaccagggcttgaacctgtgtcccctgcactggcaggcggattcttaaccactg
This region includes:
- the CHST11 gene encoding carbohydrate sulfotransferase 11 isoform X1, coding for MKPGLLEVMRMNRICRMVLATCLGSFILVIFYFQSMLHPVMRRNPFGVDICCRKGSRSPLQELYNPIQLELSNTAVLHQMRRDQVTDTCRANSAVSRKRRVLTPNDLKHLVVDEDHELIYCYVPKVACTNWKRLMMVLTGRGKYSDPMEIPANEAHVSANLKTLNQYSIPEINHRLKSYMKFLFVREPFERLVSAYRNKFTQKYNTSFHKRYGTKIIKRQRKNATQEALRKGDDVKFEEFVAYLIDPHTQREEPFNEHWQTVYSLCHPCHIHYDLVGKYETLEEDSNYVLQLAGVGSYLKFPTYAKSTRTTDEMTTEFFQNISSEHQTQLYEVYKLDFLMFNYSVPSYLKLE
- the CHST11 gene encoding carbohydrate sulfotransferase 11 isoform X2; translation: MKPGLLEVMRMNRICRMVLATCLGSFILVIFYFQIMRRNPFGVDICCRKGSRSPLQELYNPIQLELSNTAVLHQMRRDQVTDTCRANSAVSRKRRVLTPNDLKHLVVDEDHELIYCYVPKVACTNWKRLMMVLTGRGKYSDPMEIPANEAHVSANLKTLNQYSIPEINHRLKSYMKFLFVREPFERLVSAYRNKFTQKYNTSFHKRYGTKIIKRQRKNATQEALRKGDDVKFEEFVAYLIDPHTQREEPFNEHWQTVYSLCHPCHIHYDLVGKYETLEEDSNYVLQLAGVGSYLKFPTYAKSTRTTDEMTTEFFQNISSEHQTQLYEVYKLDFLMFNYSVPSYLKLE